A part of Colletotrichum higginsianum IMI 349063 chromosome 11, whole genome shotgun sequence genomic DNA contains:
- a CDS encoding Endochitinase has protein sequence MQTNMNCYILRTVTALVAFAIFAASTRQQNAVYFPNWSIGRAFHPEMLPISKITHILYAFVNIKPSGEVFSADTYADLEKHYPTDLAALTVTSAWTATGSNVYGCVKQLFLLKKANRQLKVILSIGGATWSSQFATVASDQQSRELFADSSVTLMKDWGFDGVDIDWEFPQNRAEAADYVLLLQAVRRRLDAYAAEHAPSYHFQLSIASSAGSEKYERLDLKSVSDIVDCVYLMGYDYAGSWSAVTGHQANLYSSTLVAESTPFSTEDAVSDYLAAGVPSHKIILGMPLYGRSFDNTAGLGHPFSEVGAGSWEAGAWDYKALPLPGAEEIYDAAVGAAYSWDPLAQELISYDSPSSVRNKAAFIKAKGLGGAMFWEASADRTGNASLIETSYDCLAKDSGIDSQENLLGYADSRYANIASGMMTTPTYST, from the exons ATGCAAACGAATATGAATTGTTACATCCTAAGGACAGTTACAGCTCTTGTGGCCTTCGCAATCTTTGCTGCTTCCACTAGGCAACAGAATGCTGTTTATTTCCCTAATTG GAGCATCGGTCGTGCTTTCCACCCTGAAATGCTACCAATCTCTAAAATAACGCACATACTGTACGCATTCGTCAACATCAAACCATCGGGAGAAGT ATTCTCCGCAGACACCTATGCAGACCTGGAGAAGCATTACCCAACTGATT TGGCGGCACTGACTGTTACATCAGCCTGGACAGCCACAGGTAGCAACGTCTACGGATGTGTCAAGCAGCTTTTCCTCTTGAAAAAGGCAAATCGCCAACTGAAGGTCATCTTGAGCATTGGCGGTGCGACCTGGTCGAGCCAATTTGCCACTGTTGCTAGCGATCAACAGAGCCGAGAGCTGTTTGCTGACTCTTCTGTGACGTTGATGAAAGATTGGGGATTTGACGGTGTTGATATTGACTGGGAGTTTCCCCAGAACCGGGCGGAAGCCGCAGATTATGTTCTCTTGCTCCAAGCGGTGCGACGTCGCCTCGATGCCTACGCTGCGGAGCATGCTCCCTCCTATCATTTCCAACTCAGCATCGCGTCGTCCGCCGGAAGTGAGAAATATGAAAGACTTGACCTTAAGTCCGTGTCGGATATCGTCGATTGTGTGTATCTAATGGGATACGACTACGCGGGGTCATGGAGTGCTGTTACAGGACATCAGGCGAATCTTTACTCCAGCACTCTAGTAGCAGAGTcgacgcccttctcgacaGAAGATGCCGTATCGGACTACTTAGCCGCTGGTGTGCCGAGTCACAAGATCATACTGGGCATGCCATTGTATGGCCGAAGTTTCGACAACACCGCCGGCCTCGGACATCCGTTTTCAGAGGTGGGGGCCGGATCATGGGAGGCTGGAGCGTGGGACTACAAGGCTTTGCCGCTACCCGGAGCCGAGGAGATTTACGATGCGGCAGTGGGAGCAGCGTATAGTTGGGACCCCCTTGCCCAAGAGCTGATCAGTTACGACAGTCCATCATCAGTACGGAACAAAGCTGCTTTCATCAAAGCAAAAGGCTTAGGCGGAGCGATGTTTTGGGAGGCCAGTGCGGACAGAACAGGCAACGCCAGCCTTATTGAAACGAGTTATGACTGTCTCGCCAAAGACAGTGGCATTGACTCACAAGAAAATCTGTTGGGTTATGCTGACAGCCGATACGCCAACATTGCAAGCGGAATGATGACCACCCCCACATACAGTACATAG
- a CDS encoding kinesin has translation MSDPQAYTVGWICAITAESVAARAFLDEEHAGPRQVARHDNNSYVLGKIGSHNVVVAALADGEYGTTSAAAVARDMLHSFPNVRIGLMVGIGGGAPSLKHDIRLGDVVVSKPGGGNGGVFQYDFGKTTQNCSFQETGFLNQPPVLLRTACATLRANYEMKGHQLVDDVNAKLKKIKKRKKYTRPDPASDRLYKPNIVHPSSSLEGCDIACGDDATYLIVRHRRDEEEDDPAVHYGLIASGNQLMKDARIRDKLASEKDVLCFEMEAAGLMNHFPCLVIRGICDYSDSHKNKEWQGFAAMMAAAYAKDLLLQIPPNSVEAEKPVLKVLNTIQEGLHGLKQTADETKVAVETMHSDHTILLFGLHQGVQDLKLGKAEDLSIARNPHFVVPFPSDPDFVNRSDIWAWMEVQYAEPGIRFALVGFGGFGKSQMAIQFAHQVHTVSPETSIFWVRGSTEATFEESYRSIADALALPRRRDPGVNVLALVRDWLQRKDASSWLMIVDNADDVTTLLSKMNEQDDTSMPIASYLPKSDNGKILITSRSWDAAEMLTGNGKMIIRVPTLDEAQALLLLQKKLGQDIDKAAAVRLVHRLDHIPLAVNQAAAYIYKRSPRVTVHSYLDEFERSEKRKGTLLRSDRGDIRRYDGLSNSVIVTWQVTFEQIKREQPRAANLLSLMSYFHSQNIPEYMLHDYDSSFEHDEESDDDDDDEEIDDDGNFEDDLDVLRGYSLVTMTATSGLCEMHSLVQFCTKVWVSEFGCLKKWRRLFLQSASQHFPSGVFETWKQCQTLMPHVEPLLHEELSKKSDRLAWSELLTRMSWYFVMLGEYTRAEAVVQEAVSIRMRILGQDHPSTLTSMANLASAYRSQGRWKEAEELDVRVMETSSRVLGDKHPDTLTSMVNLASTYWNQRRWKEAEKLLVQVVETRKRVFGDEHPDTLTSMNNLASTYWNQGQLKEAEELEVQVIETRKRVLRDNHPDTLTSINNLASIYQNKGQWKKAEELFVQVVEIMKRVLGDEHPDTLNSMANLASTNRNQGQWKEAEELFVQVMETRKRVLGDDHPDTLSSMANLASTWRNQGRWKEAEELFVQIIEMSSRVLGDKHPLTLSSIANLASTWRNQGRWNEAEELDVQVMEIMKRVLGDKHPDTLTSMANLASTWRNQGRWKEAEELDVQVMETRKRVLGDEHPDTLTSMNNLASTYWNQGRWKEAEELDVQVMEMSSRVLGAEHPSTLTSINNLAHTWKSQNRYVDAIRLMRGCLESRQRSLGVDHPDTRSSHSTLQEWEREKFLT, from the exons ATGTCTGACCCCCAGGCCTATACTGTCGGCTGGATCTGCGCCATCACGGCCGAGTCTGTCGCCGCCCGGGCTTTCCTTGACGAGGAACATGCAGGCCCGCGACAAGTCGCCCGGCACGACAACAACAGCTACGTGCTGGGCAAGATCGGCAGCCACAatgtcgtcgttgccgcctTGGCCGATGGCGAATATGGCACGACTTCAGCGGCAGCAGTAGCCAGAGACATGCTCCACAGCTTCCCGAACGTGCGCATCGGGCTGATGGTCGGCatcggaggcggcgcgccTAGCCTGAAGCATGACATTCGACTCGGCGATGTTGTTGTCAGCAAACCAGGTGGTGGAAATGGCGGCGTTTTCCAGTACGACTTTGGCAAAACCACCCAGAATTGCTCGTTCCAGGAGACCGGATTCTTAAATCAACCACCGGTGCTGCTGCGGACAGCTTGTGCCACGCTTAGGGCCAACTATGAAATGAAGGGCCACCAGCTTGTTGACGACGTGAATGCGAAACTGAAAAAAATCAAGAAACGGAAGAAGTACACACGACCTGACCCGGCAAGCGACAGGCTCTACAAGCCTAATATTGTGCATCCTTCGAGCTCACTCGAGGGCTGCGACATCGCGTGCGGCGACGATGCTACCTACCTCATCGTTCGACACAGacgggacgaggaggaggacgatcCTGCTGTCCACTACGGCTTGATTGCCAGTGGCAACCAGCTGATGAAGGATGCGCGTATCCGGGATAAGTTAGCGTCGGAAAAGGACGTTCTTTGCTTCGAGATGGAAGCAGCCGGCTTGATGAACCACTTTCCGTGCCTGGTCATCCGGGGAATATGCGACTACTCCGACTCACATAAGAACAAGGAGTGGCAAGGCTTCGCGGCCATGATGGCAGCGGCGTATGCAAAGGATCTTTTACTTCAAATCCCACCAAACAGTGTCGAGGCGGAGAAGCCTGTGCTCAAAGTCCTTAACACCA TTCAGGAAGGATTGCACGGGTTAAAGCAGACGGCCGATGAAACGAAGGTGGCAGTCGAGACTATGCATTCTGACCATAC GATTCTTCTTTTCGGCCTACACCAGGGTGTACAGGACCTAAAGCTCGGCAAAGCTGAGGATCTGTCCATTGCCCGCAACCCGCATTTCGTTGTACCGTTTCCTTCCGACCCCGATTTCGTGAACCGATCCGACATATGGGCATGGATGGAAGTGCAGTATGCTGAGCCTGGGATCCGCTTCGCTCTTGTGGGCTTCGGAGGATTTGG CAAGTCTCAGATGGCGATCCAATTCGCTCACCAAGTCCACACCGTCTCACCCGAAACCAGCATCTTCTGGGTCCGCGGTAGCACGGAAGCGACATTCGAAGAATCCTACCGCTCCATAGCAGACGCCCTGGCGCTCCCACGTCGCCGCGACCCCGGTGTCAATGTTCTAGCGCTGGTCCGCGACTGGCTGCAGAGAAAGGACGCAAGTTCGTGGCTGATGATTGTCGACAATGCAGACGACGTTACGACACTACTCTCCAAGATGAATGAGCAAGACGATACGTCCATGCCGATAGCGTCGTACCTGCCCAAATCGGACAACGGGAAGATCCTCATCACATCGCGCAGCTGGGACGCCGCGGAAATGTTAACGGGTAACGGCAAGATGATCATCAGAGTCCCGACATTGGACGAGGCGCAGGCActacttcttctccaaaAAAAGCTAGGCCAAGATATCGACAAGGCTGCCGCGGTGCGTCTGGTTCACAGGCTCGACCATATCCCGCTTGCCGTGAACCAGGCAGCAGCGTACATCTACAAACGAAGCCCTCGAGTGACTGTCCATTCATATCTGGATGAATTCGAAAGGAgtgaaaaaagaaaaggcaCTCTGCTTCGTAGCGATAGAGGGGATATCCGACGATACGACGGCCTGTCCAACTCCGTCATTGTGACGTGGCAGGTGACGTTTGAGCAGATCAAACGGGAGCAGCCTCGGGCTGCCAATCTTCTTTCACTAATGAGCTACTTCCACTCGCAAAACATACCCGAGTATATGCTGCACGACTATGATAGCAGCTTTGAACATGATGAAGAgagcgatgatgacgatgacgacgaagaaatAGACGACGACGGGAACTTTGAGGACGACTTGGATGTACTCAGAGGCTACTCGCTTGTTACAATGACAGCTACATCGGGACTCTGTGAAATGCATTCATTAGTACAATTTTGCACAAAAGTTTGGGTTTCAGAGTTTGGTTGCCTAAAGAAGTGGAGGAGACTCTTCCTTCAGTCTGCCTCACAACACTTTCCCTCGGGCGTCTTCGAAACATGGAAGCAGTGTCAAACATTGATGCCCCATGTAGAGCCACTGTTACATGAAGAGCTGTCAAAGAAAAGCGATCGATTAGCATGGAGCGAGTTACTGACGAGAATGTCTTGGTACTTCGTCATGCTAGGCGAATACACCAGAGCTGAGGCGGTTGTACAAGAAGCTGTGAGTATTCGTATGAGAATTCTAGGTCAGGATCATCCCTCGACGCTCACTAGCATGGCCAACCTGGCATCGGCATACCGGAGTCAAGGGCGGTGGAAGGAGGCGGAAGAGCTAGACGTGCGGGTGATGGAGACGAGTTCAAGGGTGCTTGGGGATAAACATCCTGACACGCTCACCAGCATGGTCAACCTGGCATCGACATACTGGAACCAAAGGCGGTGGAAGGAGGCGGAAAAGCTACTGGTGCAGGTGGTGGAGACGAGGAAAAGGGTGTTTGGAGATGAACATCCTGACACGCTCACCAGCATGAACAACCTGGCATCGACATACTGGAACCAAGGACAGTTGAAGGAGGCGGAAGAGCTAGAGGTGCAGGTGATAGAGACAAGAAAAAGAGTGCTCAGGGATAACCATCCCGACACGCTCACCAGCATAAACAACCTGGCATCAATATACCAAAACAAAGGGCAGTGGAAGAAAGCGGAAGAGCTATTTGTGCAGGTGGTAGAGATAATGAAAAGGGTGCTTGGGGATGAACATCCTGACACGCTTAACAGCATGGCCAACCTGGCATCGACAAACCGGAACCAAGGGCAGTGGAAGGAGGCGGAAGAGCTATTTGTGCAGGTGATGGAGACAAGGAAAAGGGTGCTTGGGGATGACCATCCTGACACGCTCAGCAGCATGGCCAACCTGGCATCGACATGGCGGAACCAAGGGCGGTGGAAGGAGGCGGAAGAGCTATTTGTGCAGATAATAGAGATGAGTTCAAGGGTGCTTGGGGATAAACATCCCTTGACACTTAGTAGCATAGCTAACCTGGCATCTACATGGCGGAACCAAGGGCGGTGGAATGAGGCAGAAGAGCTAGACGTGCAGGTGATGGAGATAATGAAAAGGGTGCTTGGGGATAAACATCCTGACACGCTCACTAGCATGGCCAACCTGGCATCGACATGGCGGAACCAAGGGCGGTGGAAGGAGGCGGAAGAGCTAGACGTGCAGGTGATGGAGACAAGGAAAAGGGTGCTTGGGGATGAACATCCCGACACGCTCACCAGCATGAACAACCTGGCATCGACATACTGGAACCAAGGGCGGTGGAAGGAGGCGGAAGAGCTAGACGTGCAGGTGATGGAGATGAGTTCAAGGGTGCTTGGGGCTGAACATCCCTCGACGCTCACGAGCATAAACAATCTGGCTCATACATGGAAAAGCCAGAACCGGTATGTCGACGCAATACGGTTGATGCGTGGCTGCCTTGAATCTCGGCAGCGCTCCCTTGGAGTCGACCATCCAGACACCAGGTCTTCCCATTCAACCCTGCAGGaatgggagagagagaagttTCTCACATAA